A window of Clostridium botulinum BKT015925 contains these coding sequences:
- the istB gene encoding IS21-like element ISCbo2 family helper ATPase IstB, with translation MNSAYTQLIKNLEYLKFKQMINHLDEVIDFSTKNNLSFVDALIKLTAYEIDFKEANMIKSMVKVGAFPHKKEVKDFDFSFQPSINKDQILDFLTLRFLNTQENIVFLGPSGVGKTHLATSIGIAAAKRRYSTYFIKCHDLLQQLKRANLENRLDSRLKHFSKYKLLIIDELGYLPINKEDSKLFFQLIDMRYEKKSTILTTNINFNAWDDIFYDPIIANAILDRVLHHAHVVPINGKSYRLKDHFKDDDE, from the coding sequence ATGAATAGTGCATATACACAACTTATAAAAAATCTAGAGTATTTAAAATTTAAACAAATGATTAATCATTTAGACGAAGTCATTGATTTTTCTACTAAAAATAATTTATCCTTTGTTGATGCTCTTATTAAGCTTACAGCTTATGAAATAGATTTTAAAGAAGCAAATATGATTAAATCTATGGTAAAAGTAGGCGCTTTTCCTCATAAAAAAGAGGTTAAAGACTTTGATTTCAGCTTTCAACCTAGCATTAATAAAGATCAGATATTAGATTTTTTAACATTACGCTTTCTAAATACACAAGAAAATATAGTTTTCCTAGGTCCTAGTGGAGTAGGAAAAACGCACCTTGCTACATCTATAGGAATTGCGGCAGCAAAACGTAGATATAGTACATACTTTATTAAATGTCATGATTTATTACAGCAATTAAAACGTGCAAATTTAGAGAATCGATTAGATTCTAGACTTAAACATTTTAGTAAGTACAAGCTCCTAATAATAGATGAATTAGGCTATCTACCGATAAATAAAGAAGACTCTAAGTTATTCTTCCAACTCATTGACATGCGATATGAGAAAAAAAGTACAATTTTAACAACTAATATAAATTTCAATGCTTGGGATGATATTTTTTATGATCCTATCATCGCAAATGCTATATTAGATAGAGTTTTGCACCATGCTCATGTTGTACCTATTAATGGAAAGTCTTATCGCTTAAAAGATCACTTTAAAGATGACGATGAGTAA
- the istA gene encoding IS21-like element ISCbo2 family transposase: MIIQMNINSEIQIDKLEDLHKLNLIMEENNLKVNKSQIARELGVDPRTVGKYLNGYVKPTTRNRKSKIDHFEPIIKKLLGKDSIQIFYYKRILWQYLRDNYGLDCAQSSFRRYISNHPEFSHYFNSRRKGHLSKAAPMRYETGKGKQAQLDWKENIEFVLNTGEIISVNVFVLILSYSRFRVYKLSLDKTQEVLFSFLDESFQAFGGVPEELLTDNMKTVMDLPRTNYSKGKVNNKFQQFAKDYGFKVHPCVAGRPNTKAKVEAPMKLLDEIRAYNGTLNYEQLHKLVSDLNNRINSKCHTSTGKIPILHLQKEKDFLSKLPKDQIRNLYKITTTSVKVNSQSMISYKSNQYSVPPEYIGKRLKLQVYDHQLHVYYSTKLVTIHDIQNQKLNYHAEHYAEISALTFNKSSYEMMKKARTKFKFNRRGI, from the coding sequence ATGATTATACAAATGAATATTAATTCTGAAATACAAATAGATAAGTTAGAGGATCTTCATAAATTAAATTTAATTATGGAGGAAAATAATTTGAAAGTAAATAAAAGTCAAATAGCTAGAGAACTTGGCGTTGATCCACGCACCGTAGGTAAATATTTAAATGGATATGTAAAACCTACTACTAGAAATCGTAAATCTAAAATAGACCATTTTGAACCTATTATCAAAAAACTTCTTGGTAAAGATTCTATTCAAATATTTTATTATAAACGGATTCTGTGGCAGTATCTTAGAGATAACTATGGATTAGATTGTGCTCAATCTTCTTTTAGAAGGTATATCTCCAATCATCCAGAATTTAGTCACTATTTTAATAGCAGAAGAAAAGGACATCTATCGAAGGCTGCGCCTATGAGGTATGAAACAGGTAAAGGTAAACAAGCACAACTAGATTGGAAAGAAAACATAGAATTTGTTTTAAATACCGGAGAAATTATTAGTGTTAATGTCTTTGTATTAATACTTTCATATTCGAGGTTTAGAGTGTACAAGTTATCTCTCGATAAAACACAAGAAGTGTTATTTTCTTTTCTTGATGAATCATTTCAAGCTTTTGGAGGAGTTCCGGAGGAACTATTAACGGACAATATGAAAACTGTTATGGATTTACCTAGAACTAATTATTCTAAAGGAAAAGTAAATAATAAATTTCAACAGTTTGCAAAAGATTACGGCTTTAAAGTTCACCCTTGCGTAGCAGGTAGACCTAACACCAAAGCCAAAGTAGAAGCTCCTATGAAATTATTAGATGAAATAAGAGCATATAATGGAACATTAAACTATGAGCAATTACACAAACTTGTTTCAGATTTAAACAATAGAATTAATAGTAAATGTCATACATCAACAGGTAAAATACCAATATTACATTTACAGAAAGAAAAAGATTTCTTATCAAAACTGCCTAAAGATCAGATAAGAAATCTTTACAAAATAACCACCACATCTGTTAAAGTAAATAGTCAAAGCATGATTTCATACAAATCAAACCAATATTCTGTCCCACCAGAATATATAGGTAAACGACTAAAACTTCAAGTATATGATCATCAATTACATGTGTATTATAGCACAAAATTAGTTACTATTCATGATATACAAAATCAAAAATTAAATTATCATGCAGAACATTATGCTGAGATTAGTGCTTTAACATTTAATAAAAGCTCATATGAAATGATGAAGAAAGCTAGGACAAAATTTAAATTTAATAGGAGAGGTATATAA
- a CDS encoding DUF4825 domain-containing protein, translating into MKNKFKVLTFVIIVISLSLIGCGSNSSKTASKGVKTYDLVKYKGSYVGDNSSVANIIAKLPANDYSSGFSLQTKKEPYGITINYKANQNLGKENYNKFWSDKKVNEFLEKNAVVLLSVIQNADVIEFNVDKIGEKCYKYDRKSLERKYGGKLKDLFKNDASFEKFLG; encoded by the coding sequence ATGAAGAATAAATTCAAAGTATTAACATTTGTGATAATAGTCATATCATTAAGTTTGATAGGGTGTGGGAGTAATTCTTCCAAAACAGCAAGTAAAGGTGTAAAAACATATGATTTAGTAAAATACAAAGGTTCCTATGTAGGCGATAATAGTTCTGTAGCAAATATAATAGCAAAGTTACCTGCTAATGATTATAGCTCAGGATTTAGTTTGCAAACTAAGAAAGAACCATATGGAATAACTATTAACTATAAAGCAAATCAAAATTTGGGTAAAGAAAATTATAATAAATTTTGGAGTGATAAAAAAGTTAATGAGTTCTTGGAAAAGAACGCAGTAGTATTATTATCTGTTATACAAAATGCCGACGTTATAGAATTTAATGTAGATAAAATAGGTGAAAAATGTTATAAATATGATAGAAAAAGTTTAGAACGAAAATATGGTGGCAAATTAAAAGACTTATTTAAAAATGATGCTTCGTTTGAAAAATTTTTAGGGTAA
- a CDS encoding ABC-F family ATP-binding cassette domain-containing protein, whose amino-acid sequence MSILTVKNMSHGFGDRAIFDDVSFRLLKGEHIGLIGANGEGKSTFMNIITGNLMPDEGKIQWSNRVKVGYMDQHVNLKKGKTIRDVLREAFDELFTLEQEMLAITEKMADASPEELEKLLQDMGDIQDILDNGDFYIIDAKIEEVAAGLGISDIGLDKDVNDLSGGQRTKVLLAKLLLQKPDILLLDEPTNYLDEVHIEWLKRFLENYENAFILISHDIPFLNSVINLIYHLDNLKLTRYVGDYDNFKRIYEANKKQLEAAYARQQQEIAKLEDFVARNKARVATTGMAKSRQKKLDKMERIELTSEKPKPEFNFQKGRTSGKMIFETRDLVIGYDEPLSKPLNLTMERGQKIALVGANGLGKSTLLKSLMGQIKPISGEAELGDYQLIGYFEQEIKGANNNTCIEEIWEEFPSLTQYEVRSALAKCGLTTKHIESRVNVLSGGEQAKVRLCKLINRETNILILDEPTNHLDVDAKDELKRALKEYTGTILLVCHEPEFYRDVVTDVWNCENWTTKIV is encoded by the coding sequence ATGAGTATACTAACAGTTAAGAATATGAGCCATGGATTTGGTGATAGAGCTATATTTGATGATGTTTCTTTTAGACTTTTAAAAGGAGAACATATAGGATTAATAGGAGCTAACGGAGAAGGTAAATCTACCTTTATGAATATAATTACTGGAAACCTTATGCCTGATGAGGGAAAAATTCAATGGAGCAATAGGGTTAAAGTTGGATATATGGATCAGCACGTCAATTTAAAAAAAGGAAAAACTATAAGAGACGTTTTAAGAGAAGCTTTTGACGAACTATTTACTTTAGAACAAGAAATGTTAGCTATTACAGAAAAAATGGCTGATGCATCTCCAGAAGAATTAGAGAAGTTATTACAAGATATGGGAGATATACAAGATATTTTAGATAATGGTGATTTCTATATAATAGATGCAAAAATAGAAGAAGTTGCAGCAGGTCTTGGAATTAGTGATATAGGTTTAGATAAGGACGTAAATGATTTAAGTGGTGGTCAAAGAACGAAGGTTTTACTTGCAAAACTTTTATTACAAAAACCTGATATTTTATTACTAGACGAACCTACAAACTACTTAGATGAAGTTCATATAGAATGGCTTAAAAGATTTCTTGAAAATTACGAAAATGCTTTTATATTAATATCACATGATATTCCATTTTTAAATAGTGTTATAAATTTAATTTATCATTTAGATAATTTAAAATTAACAAGATATGTAGGGGATTATGATAATTTTAAAAGAATTTATGAAGCAAATAAAAAGCAATTAGAAGCAGCATATGCAAGACAACAGCAAGAAATCGCAAAACTTGAAGATTTCGTAGCAAGAAATAAGGCTAGGGTTGCAACAACAGGAATGGCAAAATCAAGACAAAAGAAATTAGATAAGATGGAAAGAATAGAGCTTACATCTGAAAAACCAAAGCCAGAATTTAATTTCCAAAAAGGAAGAACATCTGGAAAGATGATATTTGAAACTAGAGATTTAGTAATAGGATATGATGAGCCACTTTCAAAGCCGCTTAATTTAACTATGGAAAGAGGTCAAAAGATAGCTTTAGTAGGTGCAAATGGTCTTGGTAAGAGTACACTTTTAAAAAGCTTAATGGGACAAATTAAGCCAATAAGTGGAGAAGCTGAACTTGGAGATTATCAACTTATAGGATATTTTGAACAAGAAATAAAAGGCGCCAATAATAATACATGTATAGAAGAAATTTGGGAAGAGTTCCCGTCTCTTACTCAATATGAAGTAAGATCAGCATTAGCGAAATGTGGACTTACAACAAAGCATATAGAAAGCAGAGTCAATGTATTAAGTGGAGGAGAGCAGGCTAAAGTTAGATTATGTAAGCTTATAAATAGAGAAACTAATATACTAATCCTAGATGAGCCTACTAATCACTTAGATGTAGATGCAAAGGATGAATTAAAGAGAGCTTTAAAAGAATATACAGGAACTATACTACTTGTTTGTCATGAACCAGAATTCTATAGAGACGTAGTGACTGATGTATGGAATTGTGAGAATTGGACAACTAAAATAGTATAG